The sequence TAAACGCAGCAATAACTTCACAGTGCACAACTCCGCAGGCATTGCCAGCCCGTTCAGTTTTCTACATTATTTTAACTGTCTCACTTTCCACCAGTCATCTGTAGCTGGAACATATGGTTGGAGCTTTAAACATCTACAAAGTATGTGCTGCTGCAACAAatcgttttaattttttttttaattacctgtCATTTTGGGTACAAGGTTTTGTGATATTTATGCATCAAAGGTGTTTAGTTGAAAGTACAAGAAAATAAACTACTTTATAGGGACGATGGACGTGATTTCTATAAATTTTTTGTGTGATCAGATGTATGTTTGAGTCTGGGGATGGTTTGTAGTTTACAGAAAAAATTAAGGAGAAACCTTTAAGAGGGAAATCACTCTGCCTGCTGGTTGGTATTTTAACTGTGATCTGATCTTTTTTTATATTGACATGTTATTAAAGCTGATTTTATGAATAAATTTTGACTACATTGACTGGTCACGTGTGTTTATTTTGAgaatttttcacctttttttttaacctgtcatATGATCTCAGAccgagttaaaaaaacaaacttccTCTGTCCAAGTAAAATCATGTTTAATCCACGAGAGGTCGCTGTGCTGTACACATAAAGGCATTCACAGATCATGTCTAAGACCAGCATCTTTTTTTTATCACCTCTGACAGTTTAAGAAATGTATGAACTAAAATCTATGCTCTATTATTTAGTGAAAATGGCATTTAAAGTcttaaactttgtcagtcaaactTATTTTTAATCACATAATTTAAAGAAGGTGGCACCTGGAGAGTGCAAACCGCCACCAAGGAcacaaattctggaaaaaatgacCTGCTCAAAGGAACACTTTCAAAGTGCTTCAAATCTCAATGGTGGTGGGGGATGTTATGCTGGCTGTCTTTCCTGACATGGACTAGGTAATGTGTTGGGGACGAATGGACCGAAACATAATGTCCTGGAGGTGTTCTGTTGGATTTAGATCAGGTGAGCATGGGGGATCAGTCACTGGTATCTgttccttcatcctccaggaacttACACACTCTTGCCGCATTGCCCtgcaccaggaggaacccaggacccGCTGCACCAGCATAAGGTCTGACAATAGGTGCAAGGATTTCATCTCAATACCTAATAGCAGTCAGCGTTTTGTGTAGCCTGTAGAGGTCTGTCCAGCCTTCCAGGCACCCACCACCAAACCAAACCGGTCGTGCTAAATGATGTTCCAGGCAGCATAACGTTGTCCGTGGCCTCTCCAGACTCTTTCACGTCTGTCACATGggctcaggttgaacctgctctcatctctGAAAAGGACGGCGCCACTGGTGGACCTGCCAATGCTGGTGTTCTATGGCATTCGAGCTCCATGGTGCCAGCTAGTGAGAACGGCCCACTACAGGACGCTGGGCCCTCAGACCACcccctatgattttttttttttttttttttggtccgagacattcacaccagtggcctgctgggAATTTGTAGCGCTGCAGCAGTGTtcatcctgttcctccttgcACAAAGGAACAGATACCCATCCTGTTGATTGGTTAAGGACCTTCTACCGCCCTGTCTAGCTGTCCTATAGTAACTGGCTGTCTCTTGGAATCTCCTCTGTGAGCTTGGGGctgtgctgggagacacagcaaaACTTCTGCCAATGGCACGTATTGCtgtgccatcctggaggagtAGGACTACCTGTCTGACCTGTGTAAGCTCCATGTACGGCACCATGCTACCAGCAGAGACCCTGACCCTATCGAAATGCAAACTAGTGAAAAATCAATCAGAAAAGTTGAGGGTGGTAAAAATGTCAATGGCCTCCACCTATAAAACTGTTCCAGCTGCTCCCATTTCAAGGAAGCCACTGTGCCACTCcactcatggtggagtggcacagagaatggTTTTGtttaaaagatgtgaaatttcagctacaggttCTGTTTTCTTATGAACAgattcttctctgttccactccaccatgaaattGAGAATAGTGATGTGACAGACTGGTGCACCGTAaagaatttctccagtcacagccacaagcctataacttcttcagctGCCTctgtgtcttggtagcttccctcactcgtctcctttttttgcattttgtatttcTAATGATTGGTGTAAATTAAGTTCAACACATTCAGTTAATTGGAAGTGTTTATGTAGCCATCCCCTgagttgtctcaagaaaactggctataaaagtgatgattcttATAAAAATGATACTTGCACTTTTTACTAAATGCGATGATCATTTTTCATACATATTACTTTTACattcattttcagagcccattacAGGCTCTGAAAATGAGGCAGTGTGTACAAAAATAACTAATTCCAAAATGCTAAATGTGATATTTTGGTTCGTCCCCTTGAGCTAAAACAAAGTCAGCACTACAAATACATCTTGATTGTATCTTTTTGACTTTATGCTGGCAGtgtacaggatttttttttaaaagtcacTGTCCatgtacttatggacctgactgtatataTCAGAAGAGAATCAGACTTCAGTGAAACACGTGAGATTGAGGTGTTTTCAGTGGtggtgccaggaaatttttgttgggggggctccacaaaatgtcattgaaatgaacaatatatagtaaattgctttataaataccaaggtgatacctctaaaatgtggtatcaatgcgcacacacacaacattTAGAATGATTGCATTCATCACttgttatgcaatattgagaaaTTCTCAGcgtaaaactgcagttgagatccacaaatatgtcagtcgctattcacatttttGGCAGATTTAttggggggggcttaagcccccccttgGCACTACCACTGGGTGTTTTTAATGGCTGATGTCAGTGTGGTGTATTTTGTTGCCATATCGTTGACATTTTATccattatataatttttttttccaagaacaGAAATGGCGCAGTTGTTGCACAATCTGCACTTTAAAATGAATGATATTGCATTGAAATTAATTGTAGTTACTGAATGTTGAATCTTATACagctacttcaaaaaaaaaaaaaaatcactctgtGTCAAAGATGAAAGTTTTTTACTTTATATGTATAAATGCAGACATAAACTGCTCTATTTTGTTCACCAAATAAATCCAACAGTACTTTGTTAGTAGTCAAGAAAACCTTTGCAAGGTGAGTTTACTGAAGAATATTTTTGTAAATGAATCCAGATCCTCCAGCAGGTCTTTTTAAATTCTCTTCCCTCACATCATCTCTGCGTCCAAACATTCTTCTTGTGTTCAATGAACACTGTAtcaaaatgtctgtttttttttccctccatccTGCAGAGGGTCCAAGTATTGTTTTTCCATTTTATCATTCCTCCACTCATACGCTGCTCACCCTCGTCCAGTCAAACAGCTTGCTGGAGCAGCATTCTGGAGCAGGAAAAACTGTTCCAGGTTTGCAGCACGCTCCATGTGCAGTTCATCCCTGGCTTGAGCTGAACAGGTTCTGGTCTAGTAGAGCTGTAGATCTGCCACATGCAGACCGGAGTGCATGGTTTCATGCCTCAGACAAAGAACCAGGGTCCAAATGGTTCCAGGTGTGTCTGGTGCTGCTGCTGTCTCATCTCTTGTTAAAACTTGGACTTTGAATGATCTGCGAGAGTTTTCCAAAGGAGTCCAACATGTCCACAGCTTCTTCATTATACACCTGTGCTGTGGTTGGCTCAGGCTGCTGTTGGACCTCCAGTCCAGGGGTTGAACCCAGATCCAAGGTGCTGATCCTGGGGAGGAACTGTGCCAGAGCTGGAACATCCTGGTCTCGGCCCTGCAGCCTCTGCCGGTGGCTCCCCAGACTCAGCAGGACTCCGTATTTGACAGAGCTGTAGGTGTTGTAGCCATCAGGTAAGATTTGCTCTCTGAAGGTGCACTCGTCCGTGTTGTAGGAGGACTGTGGAAGGCAGGAGGGACAAATGCATCAAACACTCTGCAGAGCTGCTGAACAAAGCAGCACACTACATGTTAaccacctttattttattttggttgtgaatttttttttcttgtaattcAGCATTTGTATCACGTGACAGAACTTTCTTGCAGTGCTGCTGTATTCAGTGAGGACACACCATCAGCTCTCTGTGGACTCATTTGGTCAAAGTGCCCCAGCTGGAGCTCCTCCAGAGTACTTTTTCAAGTAGGTCATGTCAGTTCAGGTCTGGCAGCATGGATCTGTGCAGTGTATCACCACAGCCACAAAACCGTATGAACTAAACCAAtacatttgcatcacttttaaccaaaattgaagcaacattaatttttgacccctgtacaaactgaaactgacctttgtcaccattcttgctgtttttacctcataaatccataacattcagacatagacagtccaaactatacctttttagagtCTTTAGGATCAGACAATttatcaatatgattggagcatttttcaatttttattttgtaaaatggctgccatgggtgACATACTGAAAACTCATGAGTTAAGATCCAGTTTTATTTGGAAGACCTTTGGCTATAAGTGTCCCAAATTCTATGCTTTATCACAAAATGCCCAATTGATATGGAAGTCTGACCTAAGCTGCACCACGATAAAGTTTTCATGAATCTTGGGTCGCTGCAATCATCTGGACATGATATGAAGACACTGCCACCCAGTGGACGTGTTTGTGCACATGCAAGACCAGCCGTGCATGACTGCAAATGTCATAAAAAACATTAAAGGGGTAAATCACTTTATAGCTGTCATTTACAGTAAGATATGGTTCAGTGACACCACACGGCTGTTCCAAGCAGACTCTCTTCTGCTAGAAATAAAGTTTTAAAAGATTTCACAGACTGCTGAGTCACCTAAAAATAACCAAAGCAGAGCAATAGAGAGCCTAAAGCCTTGTTTGAGTGTGTAAAGTTTGAATATTTGCACCAGATGGAGATCGTAGCCGCTTACCCAGCAGAAAAGTCCAGGGGAGTTGTTTGTTGTTACAGGGATCAGATTAGAGTCAAACTCCAAGCGTAATCCTGGACCGTGGAATTAAAATGGCAGTGTTTGGATTGGGATGGCGTGCCCACAGATAACGGCCTCTTTCATCAAACAAACATACGTAAATGGTTCGCTGTAAGTTGTTCGTGAGCTGTTTGCCTTGGCCACAAAGAGCCGGGCTCAGGTCAAGGTTGTTGCTCTCGCTGCCAGGTCTTTTCATTCAGGTTTTCACTTTGCAAACATCCTGTCCTGCACCGCACCGGACAAAGGTTGGTGAACCGACTGACTGCTTGGGTGAATGACTGAGTGGAATCACTAAAGTGGCTGATAACGCACGAAAAACGTATGTtggccacgtgtgtgtgtgtaaaaatcttTTGCATAATCTTTTGGGTGTCATAGCCAATAGCCAATATATGTGTTCAAAcaaaacactcagaaaaacatcACTGCAATGTTCAACATCTTTAAACTTTTGCGGCTTTTTATTTACGGTAGTAATCATGACGAGTCTGCATGTAATGTTTTCAATAATTTGTGACTTTGGTCTATCAACTGGTAGAACTAAAATAGCCAAAAacatataaatgcagaccatatTATGGAATTagtttatataaataattatgaattattgtaAAAATTGTGAAAATTTTTTCACAAATcattttttcttccttttctatTCAACCTGCAGACTGACCTCCTTGAACACCTTGCGGTCTATTTTACGAGATTGTGAAGAATTCTTTTGCTCAATACCTATGTTTCTAATCCAAATCTGTTTGAGATTTACTTAATGTGCAATGTTTTTATGACCaagttgattgtattttatttatcaccaacattctcatgttgatgttaacctgtccactatgatgtgtgctgctgcctttcttggccaggtcatcttTGTAAAAGGTTTCGATCTCAACAgaattctacctggttaaataaaggctattattatcattatttttgttattattattattatatgtactggttataaaaaaaaatacacccaaCCATCAGTTGTTGCACATGACTTGCAAACTCAAACAAAATCCTGCTTCTTTACAACAATCTTTAAAAAATGGTATTTTATTTAATctagaaaacaaatctctacaatatGATCTAAATTtagtaaaatataaaataattcaGTGTGTAAGTATGTAATGAAACACAACTAAATCATTTTTTGTGGCCAGATGAGATTTTGAGATACAAGGTAAGTTtcaaaatgtttagttatttaaatcatttaaaaaatgtgtgtgtgtgtgtgtgtgtgtgtgtgtgtgtagagatgtgtgagggaagccaccaaatatacactcaacaaaaatataaacgcaacacttttggttttgctcccattttgtatgagatgaactcaaagatctaaaactttttccacatacacaatatcactatttccctcaaatattgttcacaaaccagtctaaatctgtgatagtgagcacttctcctttgctgagataatccatcccacctcacaggtgtgccatatcaagatgctgattagacaccatgattagtgcacaggtgtgccttagactgtccacaataaaaggccactctgaaaggtgcagttttatcacacagcacaatgccacagatgtcgcaagatttgagggagcgtgcaattggcatgctgacagcaggaatgtcatccagagctgttgctcgcgtattgaatgttcatttctctaccataagccgtctccaaaggcgtttcagagaatttggcagtacatccaaccagcctcacaactgcagaccatgtgtaaccacaccagcccaggacctccacatccagcatgttcacctccaagatcgtctgagaccagccactcagactgctgctgaaacaatcggtttgcataaccaaagaatttctgcacaaactgtcagaaaccgtctcagggaagctcatctgcatgctcgtcgtcctcatcggggtctcgacctgactccagttcatcgtcgtaaccgacttgagtgggcaaatgctcacattcgctggtgtttggcacgttggagaggagttctcgtcacggatgatgcgaaggagatgtgttacactgcatgaggcaaatggtggtcacaccagatactgactggtatccccccccccaataaaacaaaactgcacttttcagagtggccttttattgtgggcagtctaaggcacacctgtgcactaatcatggtgtctaatcagcatcttgatatggcacacctgtgaggtgggatggattatctcagcaaaggagaagtgctcactatcacagatttagactgttttgtgaacaatatttgagggaaatggtgatattgtgtatgtggaaaaagttttagatctttgagttcatctcatacaaaatgggagcaaaaccaaaagtgttgcgtttatatttttgttgagtatagtatgTGTGCACTTATGCAGTTCAGTATTTCTTTTATTATTCTTGTGTTTAGCTATTAAATTTAGACCATGACATAGGGATTTATCATGTATTTTTTTGGTGCTAATTTTAAAAACGAAggctctgtttcttttttttggggggggggggggttgatatcATTAAAAAACATTATATATATTGTGCATACTTTATATAGACATATTTACATCATAGTGTTTGATAAATTGCATTGTATGTCATTGTGAATAGCTAAAAACAAAAATTACACAGGGTATTTTAAAATTATGTATGTGGTAAACTACGTGTGATATCAAATATCTCAGTGAAAATTCATCAGCtgcatttattttaaatatatctgtctatattattatattatataatattatattttcTTTCCTGGTTGGTTTTGCAGATTGTGGACAAAATTTATTGTtggggtaaatgggctgcatttatatagcgcttttccatctgcatcagacgctcaaagcgctttacaaataatgtctcacattcaccctgatgtcagggtgctgccatacaaggtgatcacgacacaccgggagcaataggggtttaaggaccttgcccaagggcccttagtgattttccagtcaggctgggatttgaacagaggctcttcttgtctcaagcccaacgcttaaccacgagagcatcacctcccctaaatgggGGGGTTATGTACCTTGGCAAAATGGTCTCAATTAATTCTGCTCTGAAACAACAAGTGTAATAATACAGATTTTTGCCTCAGACTAGCTTGCGGCTATGTTTGCAGGTTTTAATAATTGAGCCATAGTTTTCTTTGATGATCTGAGCAACAATAAAACACCAATATTTGGCTAACTTTGAACCTGGTGAACTGGGCTCAAAATATATGCAAAGTAGAATATTGCAACATATAATACTTCTGGTCTATAGAGAATCCTGGTAAGTCGATTTATAGCAGATCAGTGATTAGTTTAAATGTCCAGTCTCTCAGAATTGCTTTTGATacacatcacatcacaatcacagTATTTTGACTGATAAGCTTTAGCTGTGGGTGGGTATCCCTGggcactgcgacagactggcgtcctgtccagggtttaccctGCCTCACTCcatatgaatgctgggataggagCCTCCAGcccatgatccttaattggagtaagtggatatagattatggatggatagatgggtaTCTCTGGGTCAGCCTTGCAGTCGTTCTTCTCTGGACTCTCAAGATTTTCTGTTGGCAGTTTTACACTGTCATCTGATTTGTGGTGCACCCCAAGGTTCAGTCAGTGGTCctattttgttcagccagttgctTCCCCTTAGACAGCTAACTAGCCATTTTAAAGGAATTTTCTGTAACTGGTATGCAGATGATATTCAATTATATGTATGTCTCATTAAAATCTAAAAACAGTCACACTTAAAATCTTACTTACCTGTCTACACGTCATAAAATACTGGATGGCTGCACATTTCTTGCAATGTAAAGgtggaattttttttattattattattttaatttatacccCTCCTGGTGTTATCCTTAAGATATTTGATGGTCTCAGGTGTCTCAGTTCATTCATCTATAGTAATCTAGGGTCCTACATGGGCCACATTCTAACTCTGGACCATGTTGTTTTATTTGCTCTTGGGTGTAGCTGAGAAATATTGTAAAGTAAATGGACTCAATGTATACACCACttctccatctgaatcagaaactTAAAGCGCTTTAAAATTATGctgcacattcatccattcacacagacacaccaatgtcagggtgctgccttgCAAGGCAGTCAACCACACACTTTGAGCAACTTGGGGAGTttggaccttgcacaagggccgtTAGTAATTTTCCAGCCAGATGAGGGCTTGAACCAAGGatactctggtttcaagcccaccacttaactactagaccatcacctcaggcCCATCACCAAGCTAAGACACACTGTGTCAAAATCAGAGAtggaattattataattattattactttttttggTGTCCCATCTTGGTCATTGTAATTCCCTCCTCAACTGCCTCAGCAAAACATCTTTGCATCATCTTCAAGTTGTCCAAAACCTTCCTGCTAAATGTTTTACCAGGTCCTCTATATGTTTATGTGTGACACTGACTGCTCCTCACTGGCTCCACATTAATTTCAGAATTGAGTTTAAAGTCCTTGTGATCACCTATGAGCCTCTCTAGGGTCAGGGTCCTGCCAACATCTGCAGATCTGCAGGTGGATGTTCCCAGCTGACCTCTACGGTCTTCTGATCAGGGTTCTGCTTGTTATTCCCAGAATGAGGTACAAAACTAAAGGTTGTTGCTCCTAAACTTTAGACCTGTGAGTTTTAAGACCTGACAGCACTGGACACATTTTAAAAGAAACAACTTGTCCTTATGTCATTCTTATACCTAATTTTACTCTCTCTTTTGTTCCCCTGTGCACCAATGaagcagaaaagcagggtattgtaatcagtcctgtgtgtatgtgagtgtctATCTGCCTGTGAACAAGATCATTAAAAACCAGTTACATGGATTTTCATCAAACTGTGTGGGAACATTGCTTTGGCTGATATCTCAAGGTGGTTAACTTTTCGAAAGGATGAGCCAAACATCAAGGTAAGTAAAAACAATGGTGTAAAAAAACATGCTTTCTGCTGCATCTCCACCACCAATACTTGGTGTCATGATGAAATCATAACAGgatgtagttttacatcctcattgaagacaactttggatgctgtagctcctctgaaaaagagagctttaaatcagaagtgcctgactccgtggtataactcacaaactcatagcttaaagcagataacccgtaagttggagaggaaatggcgtctcactaatttagaagatcttcatttagccttgaaaaagagtctgttgctctataaaaaagccctccgtaaagctaggacatctttctactcatcactaattgaagaaaataagaacaaccccaggtttcttttcagcactgtagccaggctgacaaagagtcagagctctattgagctgagtattccattaactttaactagtaatgacttcatgactttctttgctaacaaaattttaactattagagaaaaaattactcataaccatcccaaagacgtatcgttatctttggctgctttcagtgatgccggtatttggttagactctttctctcagattgttctgtctgagttattttcattagttacttcatccaaaccatcaacatgtctattagaccccattcctaccaggctgctcaaggaagccctaccattatttaatgcttcgatcttaaatatgatcaatctatctttgttagttggctatgtaccacaggcttttaaggtggcagtaattaaaccattacttaaaaagccatcacttgacccagctatcttagctaattataggccaatctccaaccttccttttctctcaaaaagtcttgaaagggtagttgtaaaacagctaaactgatcatctgcagaggaatggtctatttgaagagtttcagtcaggttttagaattcatcatagtacagaaacagcattagtgaaggttacaaatgatcttcttatggcctcagacagtggactcatctctgtgcttgttctgttagacctcagtgctgcttttgatactgttgaccatgaaattttattacagagattagagcatgccataggtattaaaggcactgcgctgcggtggtttgaatcatatttgtctaatagattacaatttgttcatgtaaatggggaatcttcttcacagactaaggttaattatggagctccacaaggttctgtgctaggaccaattttattcactttatacatgcttcccttaggcagtattattagacggtattgcttaaattttcattgttacgcagatgatacccagctttatctatccatgaagccagaggacacacaccaattagctaaactgcaggattgtcttacagacataaagacatggatgacctctaatttcctgcttttaaactcagataaaactgaagttattgtacttggccccacaaatcttagaaacatggtgtctaaccaaatccttactctggatggcattaccctgacctctagtaatactgtgagaaatcttggagtcatttttggtcaggatatgtcattcaaagcgcatattaaacaaatatgtaggactgcttttttgcatttatgcaatatctctaaaattagaaaggtcttgtctcagagtgatgctgaaa comes from Thalassophryne amazonica chromosome 2, fThaAma1.1, whole genome shotgun sequence and encodes:
- the LOC117522388 gene encoding fibroblast growth factor 19-like, coding for MLLLVFTLCFANMLFAVGVVCLPLLDQGPHITHGWGQVVRLRHLYAAKNGMHLLINEDGQIHGSADQNLHSLMEIQPVGPGCVVIKGVATRRFLCIEHNGRLYTLSSYNTDECTFREQILPDGYNTYSSVKYGVLLSLGSHRQRLQGRDQDVPALAQFLPRISTLDLGSTPGLEVQQQPEPTTAQVYNEEAVDMLDSFGKLSQIIQSPSFNKR